The Shewanella algae DNA segment CACGAGAGAAGATTCCATGCCCTGGATCCAGTTACGCATCCACAGCAGCAGCGAGCACGCCGAGACACTCAGCGACCTGTTGCTGGAGGAAGGCAGCGTGTCCATCACCTTTGAAGATGGTAAAGATACGCCGATTTTTGAGCCCAAACTGGGCGAAACCCCGCTGTGGGCCGACACTGTGGTGGTCGCCTTGTTCGATGCCGGCACAGATTTGACTCCCACAGTCGAGATGCTCAAGCAACTGCCCTTCCTCGAAGGCAAGCTGAACTACAAGATAGAGCAGATAGAAGATAAAGACTGGGTCCGCGAATGGATGGACAGCTTCCACCCTATTCAGTTCGGCAAGCGCCTGTGGATCTGTCCCAGCTGGCGTGAAATCCCGGAGCCCGAAGCCGTCAACGTTATCCTGGATCCCGGCCTGGCCTTTGGCACAGGCACTCATCCCACAACGGCCCTGTGCCTGGAGTGGCTCGATGGCCTGGATCTGCAAGGTAAACAGCTGGTCGACTTCGGCTGCGGTTCCGGCATTCTGGCAGTCGCCGGTCTCAAGCTGGGCGCAACCAACGCCATAGGCATAGACATAGACTACCAGGCGATAGACGCTTCCCGCGACAATGCCAAGCGCAACGGCGTAGATGACAGACTCAGCCTCTATCTACCTGAAGATCAACCCAAAGGTATTCAGGCCGATGTGTTGGTAGCCAATATTCTGGCCGGACCGCTGCGGGAACTGGCCCCCCTGATCGCCGAGTTGGTTCGTCCGGGTGGCAAACTGGCGCTGTCCGGTTTACTGCAGGAACAAGCAGAAGAGATCCGCGAATTTTACGCTCAATGGTTCGAGATGGACGAAGCCGTTCACAAAGAAGATTGGAGCCGCTTGACAGGAGTACGCAAATAGCGGTAAAGGCGGCGCCAGAGCGCACTGGCGCTGACTTCCAACCAATCAAAAGTCAAGTAAAAAAGTTTTGCTCAGGTCATTTATTGACCTTTTCACCGCTGTCAAAAAGGCGTACTATAGCGCCCCTTTGAAGAGCAAGGTGAAACAGCAAAATGCAGATTGGACCCTATCAACTGAAGAATCAGCTGATCGTGGCACCAATGGCAGGTGTCACCGATCAGGCCTTTCGCAATCTCTGTATCCGTTATGGTGCTGCCATGGCAGTGTCAGAGATGCTTTCGTCCAATCCCGACCTTTGGGACACAGACAAGAGCCGCCAGAGAATGACGCACTCGGGTGAAGAAGGCATACGCTCAGTACAAATCGCCGGGGCTGACCCCGATAATATGGCTTGGGCCGCCCGCTACAATGTGGAGCAAGGCGCCCAAATCATAGATATCAACATGGGTTGTCCGGCAAAAAAAGTGAATAAAAAGCTCGCGGGTTCTGCCCTGCTGCAATCGCCGGAACTGGTAAAGAAAATACTGGATGCCGTGGTTGCCGCAGTGGATGTGCCGGTAACGCTGAAGATTCGCACGGGCTGGGCCCCAGAACACAGAAATGGTGTTCAAATAGCCCGGATTGCCGAAGAGAGTGGCATTACGGCGCTCGCGGTTCATGGCCGCACCCGCCAATGCATGTACAAGGGTCATGCCGAGTACGACACCATCAAGGCAATCAAACAGAATGTCTCGATTCCTGTTGTCGCCAACGGGGACATCGATAGTCCGGAGAAGGCGCGTTTCGTGCTGGATTACACAGGTGTCGATGCCCTGATGATAGGACGGGGTGCCCAGGGAAGGCCTTGGATTTTCAGAGAGATCCAGCATTACCTGGACACAGGTAGCAAGCTAGCGCCCATAGGGATGGCAGAGCAGCGTCAAGTGATGCTGGAACACCTAACCAAACTGTATGATTTATATGGGGAAGTAAAGGGCGTCCGCTTCGCCAGAAAACATATGGGATGGTACCTGGACCAGGAAGAACAGCGCCAGTTCCGTGCCGACTTTAACCGGCTGGAAACCGCTGCAGAACAATGTTCCATGGTGGAACGTTTTTTTGATGAATGTGTACTAGATAAATAAAGAGCAGAATACGAATGTTTGATCAGACAACTCACACAGAAGCTCATCAGCTTACCGTAGGCAAAATCGAAACCGCTAACGGCACCATCAAGCCCCAGTTACTGCGCGACGCTGTAAAGCGCGCTGTCAGCAACTTCTTCGCTCAGTTGGACGGTCAAGAAGCTCAGGAAGTTTATGAAATGGTGCTATGCGAAGTTGAAGCACCTCTGCTTGATATCATTATGCAGCACACTCGTGGCAACCAGACCCGCGCCGCCAACATGCTGGGCATCAACCGCGGCACACTGCGCAAGAAGCTGAAAAAATACGGCATGAACTGATAACCAGTTCGCTAGGTGCTGTAACTAAAAAGGTTTACCCATAAAACGGTAAGCCTTTTTTGTTTTACCCTCCATAAAGACACTATATTGTTGATCGCCACCGACTTATCAAAGTAACACGGATAAAAATCAGCCCGATTGTTGTACCATGGAGTCTCAGTTGCAGAGGCGATATCGAATAAGGCATCACAGCATCGGCCCGGTCTGATTGACATCGGCGACTGACATCTTTAAAACGTCACCCAACTTGGCGATAGCGCTACGAGACACAGCAAGGACATGGACTGATGAGACAGCTTATAGGAAATTTCTTCTCGGTAGTTTGGCGAGTTCTCGCTGCCGTTTTTGGTCACTGGCAGGCTCCGCCCTGGATGCATTGGTGCATAAAGCATCCCTTTAAAGCCTTGGGAAGTTTACTGCTGCTATCTGTATTGACTGTGCTTTGCTGGGGCGGCTGGTATTGGTATCAGCATTTACCCAAGCCCTATACCCTGCACTATACGCTCAAGGCGCCGCGGCTGACCGATTACCACCAGGCCAAACCTCAGGTCGCTCCCTTGACCCTGACCTTCAGTGGTTCGGTCGCACCTTTGGATGTCATAGGCAAACCCGTCTCCAAGGGCGTCAGCCTCAGCCCCCAACTCGCCGGGCAGTGGCGCTGGGCCAGTGACAAGCATCTGCAATTTACTCCGGATAACGACTGGCCGATTGCGGAAAAGTTCGCAGTCAGCCTGGATAAGAAACAGCTGCTGGCAGACCATATCTTACTGGATAAATACCAGAGCGAATTCAGCACAGCCGCCTTCACGGCCACCATCTCTGAGGGGCGCCTGTACCAGGATCCGGCCCAGCCGAGTATTCAAAAGCTGGTCGCCACCCTGGCCTTCAGCCACCCGGTGGATACGGCTTCGGTCAAACCCCAACTGGCGATATTGCTGAGCCCCGGCTTGACCTACAGCGGCAATGGCGATACCGAAGTCACCTTCGACGACAAGCATCTGTTCGCTTACATACATTCTCCTGCGCTCGCCACGCCACTTGAGCAGAGCACTGTAACCCTGGAAGTCAGCAAAGGGATCCAGGCGGCCAGCGGCGGCAACAAGGCAGGCAAGAGCCAATGGCAAGTAGAGGTTCCCGGCCGTTATCAGCTGAGCTTTAAACAGGCTCAGGTCAACTTCGCCTACAACGACAAGGATGAACCCGAGCCGGTGCTGACGATGGAAAGCTCACGTCCGGTCAACGACGAAGCGCTTCAAGGCAAGGTACATGCCTGGTTGCTGCCGGTGAAAAATCCCAAGGGAAGCCGTCACTGGTATCAGGAAAATGTCACCGAACAGGTACTGGCCAAGGCCGACAAACTGACCTTGACCCAGATCCCCGGTGCCGAAGGCCTCAACCAGTTGCACAGCTTCAAGCTGAAAGCTCCGGTCGATCGCTACGTGGCGGTAATGGTGGATAAGGAAGTCGAAGGCCAAGGGGGTTATCTGTCCCGCGATGCCGTGCTGACTGTGCTGCGAATGCCGCAATATCCCAAGGCGCTCAATTTCCTCGGCGAAGGCTCCTTGCTGACGCTGGACGAAGATCAGCGCCTCGGCTATCTGGCCCGTGGTGTGCAAAAGGTGCAAATTGAGGTCGCCCAGCTACTGCCTGACCAGCTCAATGCCCTGATAGATCAAAGCTCGGGCAGCTTTGCCGAGCCCTACCTCAACAATACAGATTTCGACCGTTTGGTCACCCGTCAGGTGTTCAAGCAACAGCTTGCCGGGCGCGATCCCAGTAAGACGCTATACGGCAGCGTCGACCTTAAGCCCTTCTTCAAGGACAAGCGCGGCATCTTTGTGGTCAAGCTTACTCCGGCCGATGAAAGAGACAGCCAAACCTTCGACTATTACCAAACCGAGGCCCACGATCTGCGCTTTGTGGTCGTGACAGATCTGGGCATACTCGCCAAACGCAGCCGTGATGGCAGCCAGGATCTGTTCGTGCAATCACTCGGCAAGGGGACTCCGGTGGCAGGAGCCCGGGTGGCCGTCATCGGCCGCAACGGTTTAGCGGTAGCCGAGGCTTTGACCGATGAACGCGGTCATGCAAGCTTTGCCAAGCTTGGCGATCTGCGCCGGGAAAAGACCCCGCTCTACTATCGGGTCGAAAAGGATGGCGATCTCTCCTTCTTGCCGCTGGCTGATTGGCGTCGCCAGCTCAATCTGTCCCGTTTCGATACCGGCGGCAGCTACGAGAGCGACGATCCCGGCGCCCTGAGAGCCTACATCTTCACCGACCGCGGGCTGTATCGCCCCGGTGAGACGGCCCATATCGCCAGTTTGGTGCGGGGTCAGGACTGGAGTACCGCCCTGGGTGGCCTGCCGGTGAAAATGCAGATCACCGACCCCCGCGGTGTAACCGTGCTGGATCGCACCTTCAAACTCGATGGCAGCGGCTTTGACAGCCTGGATTTCAGCGCCGGTGAAACCGCGGTTGCCGGTGACTATCTCGCCACTCTGTCCCTCATCAAAGACAGATACCGCCTCACGCGTCTTGGGGATGTCACCTTCAAGGTGCGCGACTTCGAGCCGGATCGCATTAAGGTGCGGGTCTCTCTGGGCACCGACAAGCAGTTTGAAGGCTGGCGCAAGCCGCAGCAACTCAAGGCCGAGGTCTTGGCCGAGCAACTCTTCGGTGGCCCGGCGAGCGATCGCCGAGTCAGCGGCGAGATGGTGCTGTCACCAACAGATATTAGCTTCAAAGCCTGGCCCGGCTATCGCTTTGGGGTATTGGGCAAGCTCAAGGAATCGTTCCGCGAAGACTTGAGCGAAACCACCACAGACGGCGAAGGCAAGGCCAGCCTGGACTTGGCGCTGGACCGCTTTGCCGGCAGCACTTACAAGCTGCACTTGCTGGCTCGGGTATTTGAAGCCGGCTCAGGCCACGGTGTCAGCGCCCAAAACCAGCTACTGGTATCCGATGCCGACTGGTTACTGGGCTACAAGAGCGATGGCGATCTGGACTTCATCAGCAAAGACGGCAAGCGTGTGCTGAACCTGCAAGCCGTTGGCCAGGACCTTCAAGGTGTGGCTACTGAGCTCAAAGTCGAGCGTATCGCCAGGCGCTGGGTGTCTGTGTTGGTGAAACAGAATGACGGCACCTACCGCTATGAATCACGCCGCAAAGACAAACTGCTGGGCAGCACTGCCCTGAGTCTGGCCGCAAGCGGTGGCCAATTGGAACTCGACACCAGGGAGCCGGGTGATTACCGCCTGCGACTGCTGGATGAAAACGGCCGCCAGTTGAACCAAATAGATTACAGCGTTGCCGGCAGCGGCAACGCCAGTCGCACGCTGGAGCGCAACGCCGAGCTGGAACTGACGCTAAACAAAGCAGAATATCTGCCGGGTGAAAGCATTCAGGTAGCGATTCAGGCCCCTTACAGCGGCGCCGGACTCATCACCATAGAGAGAGACAAGGTCTACGCCTTCAAATGGTTCAAGGCCGACAGCACCCGTTCGTTGCAAAGCATTACCCTGCCGCAAGGCATTGAGGGCAATGCCTATATCAATGTGCAGTTCCTGCGGGCACCGGACTCGGAAGAAGTCTTTATGAGCCCGCTGTCCTATGCCGTGAAACCCTTTAAGGTGGATCTCGGTGAGCGGCGTCAGGCCATCGCCCTGAGCCTGCCGGAAAAGGTTAAACCCGGGACGCAACTGGATATCGACCTCAAGCTGCCAAGCAAAGCCAGAGTCGTGGTATTCGGGGTTGATGCCGGTATTTTGCAGGTGGCCCGCTATGAAGCGCCGGATCCACTGGCGCACTTCTTCGACAAGAAGGCTCTTAGCGTAGATTCGAGCCAAATTCTCGACCTACTGCTGCCGGATCTCAAGGTGCTGATGCGCCAGGCCGCACCCGGAGGTGACGCCGCAGCGCTGCTGGCAGCCAACCTCAACCCCTTCAAGCGCAAACGCGCCAAGCCTGTGGTCTACTGGTCGGGTATTCGTGAGTTGGCTGCCGGAGAGCAGCGGCTGCAATATACTGTGCCCGACAGCTTCAACGGCAGTATCCGCTTCTTTGCCGTCAGTGCCACCGAAGGCGGCATAGGCACCAGCGAGGCCAGTGTCGCGGTTAAGGCGCCTGTGGTGATGAGCCCCAATGTGCCGGCTTTCCTGGCACCCGGCGACAGCGCCGATGTGACTGTGGGACTCTATAACACAGAAGCCGAAGCGCAAGATGTTACCCTGACCCTCAGCCTGAGCGGCGCCCTTCGCAGCGACTTGCAACCGCAGCAGTTCCATATCGAACCGGGCCGAGAGGCCACGGCGCACTTTGCCGTCAAGGCAGGCGAAAATCTGGGTCAAGGGGAGCTCCACTGGAAACTCGCCACCAGCGAAGGCGAGCTCAAGATCAGCGAGAGCATCTCGGTGCGGCCGTTAACGCCCCACCGTTTAACCCTGGCCACGGCTGTGCTCGACCGCTCCGAAGCCAAGCTCAAACTTGACCGTCAGCTGTTTACGCCGTTCAGCAAGGTGGAAGCGGCCCTTGGCAACAGCCCGCTGGTGTGGGCTCAGGGGCTGAGCCACTATCTGGACAACTATCCTCACGCCTGTACCGAGCAGTTGGTATCCAAAGCCGTACCTGCGCTACTACTGGGCAAGCCTCAGGATAATCTCAATGACTTTAACCAACTCATTGGCCAGTTGCGTAGCCGCCAGAACAGCAGCGGCGGCTTCGGTCTCTGGGCCGCCAACCCGATAGTCGAGCCTATGGTGGCCTTGTATGTGGTAGACATGCTGCTGGACGCCAAGGCCCAGGGTTACCCCGTGCCCCAGGATCTACTGGACAAGGCCAACAGCTATCTGTCGAGCGTGAGCTCCGGCCCCAGCAGCGGCCTGGATGAGCTGCGCGAGCGTGCCTATGGCGCGTATCTGCTGGCCCGCCAGGGGGTGCAGGTAAGCGGCGCCCTGGCCGACATCCGCGAGCGTTTGCAGCGCTACTATCCCAAGGATTGGCAAGCAGACATCGCCAGTGCCTGGCTGGCCGCCAGCTTTACCCTGATGCAGCAGCAACAATTGGCCGAGCCGCTGTGGCAGGCGCAGAAGTGGCAGCTGCTTGAGGATAAGCCCCAGCGCCTAGGCCTCTACCTGGATCCCATGGTGCACGATGCCCAGCTGCTGACACTCATCGCCCGTCAGGCGCCACAGCGCCTGGATGACCTGCCGAAACAGCTGCTGCCGCGCATGGGTCAGTGGCTCAGCGAGCAGCGTTACAGCTCGCTGTCTGCCGGTACTCTGGTGCGGGCGCTGACCGCTCTGGATAACTCCCGTGGCGATCAGGGGCTGGCCATGCAAGCCCTGGTCGATAAGGCCTGGCAGGCACTGAGTCTACCCAAGGCCCAGCTGCCCCTCGGCAGTGAAGAGGTGAAATACCAGAAAACCGGCACTAATGATGCCTTCTATCTTCTCAGCCAGCAGGGATTTGACCAAAGCCCGGCCAAGCCTTTCAGCCAGGGGCTGGAGGTGAGCCGCGACTATCTGACCCTGGAACAGCAACCTCTTGGCAAGGTCAAGGTCGGGGATGAATTCCTGGTCAGGCTGCGGCTGCGCGCCACAGATATGGACAAGTTGCAGCAGGTGGTTCTAATAGATCTGCTGCCCGGCGGCGTGGAGCCGGTTTATCGTGACAAGGGTGACAGCTTCGACGGCTGGCAGCCGCCTGTGGGGATGGCTCAGCACAGCGACTGGTCGCCACAGTGGCTCAATGTTCGTGAAGACCGCCTGGTACTCTACGGTACCGCCTGGCGCGATGCCAAAACCTTTGTCTACAAGGTACGGGCCACCAATGTCGGCCAGTTCCAGGTGCCGCCCGCCTATGCCGAGGGGCTGTATGATCCCCTGGTTCAGGCTCAGGGCCCAAGTGGTGAGTTGGTGATTGAAGCGCCATGAAACGCCGCTATTTGTGCCTGCTGGCCCTGGCAGCCTTGCTGCTGGGGCTGAGACTCTGGCAGGCACAACCTTTTTCAAAGCTGGCGCCCAGTTCCCGCATGGTGTTGGCCGCCGATGGCAGTCTGCTGCGGTTGACGCTGGCCAGTGATGGCCAGTATCGGCTCTGGCAACCCCTGGAAGGGGTTTCAGACAACATGGTGCAAGCCATCTTGCTCAAGGAAGACCGCTATTTTTACTTCCACCCCGGCATCAACCCGGCGGCCACCGCCAGGGCGACAGTCGCTACCTATCTTAAGGATGATCGCCAGGGCGCTTCGACCCTGACCATGCAGCTGGCCCGGCGGGTTTACAACATCAACAGCCGCCAGGTTGCCGGGAAATTGCAGCAGATGCTGGCGGCGCTCTGGTTGGAGCTGCGTTACTCCAAGCATGATATTCTCGAGGCCTATCTCAATCTGGCGCCCATGGGCGGCAATATTGAAGGTGTTGGCGCTGCCAGCCGCATCTACTTTCATAAAGACGCCGGTCAACTTTCACTCAGTGAAGCCCTCAGCCTGGCGGTCATGCCGCAAAGCCCGGCGCGCCGCGCCCGTTTCGGTGCCGACTTTCAGGATGCCCGCGACCGTCTGGCGTTGCTCTGGCAGCAAAGCTATCGCGACGATCCCCGCAACAACGGCCTGTTGACCCTCACCGCCATCGGCCATGATCGCACTGAGCGGCCATTTCTAGCGCCGCATTTCAGCCGCCGCCTGCTGCGGGATAATAGTGACACCCAAATTCACAGCACTCTGGACGTCAGCCTGCAGACCTTGCTGGAGCGGCGCCTTGGGCTGTATATCGAAAGCCAGCGCCATCTGGGGGTCAAGAATGCCGCCGCAATCCTGGTGGACAGCCGCGATCAGAGCATCAAAGCCTGGATAGGCTCGGCAGACTTCTTCGATACCGATATCCAAGGCCAGGTGGACGGCGTCACCGCCCGCCGCTCGCCGGGTTCAACCCTGAAGCCATTTCTGTTTGGCCTGGGCATAGATCAGGGGCTCATACATCCGCTGAGCATACTCAAGGATGCGCCCACCGCCTTTGGCAGTTTCCAACCGGAGAACTTTGACCACAGATTTACCGGCCCCATCAGCGCCCACGACGCCCTGGTCAAGAGCCGCAATCTACCGGCCGTGTGGCTAGCAGGACAAGTGAACCAACCCAATCTCTACGGCTTCCTGCGCCAGGCCGGTATTCAGGGGCTCAGGGGTGAAAGTCATTATGGTTTATCCCTGGCGCTGGGCGGCGGTGAGCTGACCATGGCGGAGCTGGCGCGGCTGTACCTGATGCTGGCGAGCCAGGGCCATGACTACCCGCTGCGGGATCAACAAAGCCAGCCCATCAACCCGCAAGGAAAGAGGTTGCTGAGCCCGGCCGCTGCCTTTATGGTGCGGGACATACTCAAGGACAACCCCCGCGCCGACGGCCTGCCCGGCAGCAACTGGACAGTGGCCTGGAAAACAGGCACCTCCTGGGGGTATCGCGATGCCTGGAGCGCCGGTATCACAGGCCCCTATGTGTTGGTGGTCTGGGTGGGTAACTTCGATGCCACCCCCAACCCGGCCTTTGTCGGCGTCCGTACCGCCGGGCCCCTGTTCTTCGCCCTCAGCGATGCCTTGCAGGGCGCGCTGCCCGGCACGGCCGACATGGCCAATACGCCACCGGATACGGTGAAAAAGGTAGCCTTCTGCGCCGCCTCCGGCGAGCTGCCCAACCCTTGGTGCCCCAAATTGGTCGATGGCTGGTATATCCCGGGAGTTTCCCCCATCAAGATCTCCAACTTGCATCGCCCCGTGTGGCTGGATAACAAAACCGGCGCCGCCGTCTGCCCGCCCTACGACTCGGCAATTCACCACCAGGAGGTGTTTGCCTTCTGGCCATCAGACTTGGCGGCCCTGTTCGAGCAGGCAGGTTTACCCCGCAGGAGGCCGCCGGAGCTTCCGGTCGCCTGCAGCCAAAGAGTCGCGGTCAGCTACTCGGCCCCGCTTATCCGCTCCCCCTTGAAGGGCGTCACCTACAGCCTGCGCCAAAGCGTGGCCAATGAACACATAGCCCTCAAGGCCGACGCCGCCTCCGACAGCCAAATACTCTACTGGTTTGCCGGTAACAGCCTGCTCGGCCAGAGCCTGCCGGGCCAAACCCTGGAATGGCGCCCGCCCAGAGCAGGACGCTTCCAGTTATCGGTCAGCGACGACAAAGGCCGCAGCGCCAGCAGACTACTTCGAGTAGATATGCTGCCTTGAGCCCTCTCCCTTGGTGGCAAGGCTCATTTCTGCGACACGCAAACAAAAGGCTGATCGTTTCCGACCAGCCTTTTCCATTCAGAGTGTAAGACCAAGGCTTAAGCCTTGGCATGAGCCAATCGATAAGCTTTCTCGCTAAGCTTGTGTTGCTGCCGGCTCCAACATAAAGACCTTCTTATGCTGTCCCAAGAGTTG contains these protein-coding regions:
- the prmA gene encoding 50S ribosomal protein L11 methyltransferase translates to MPWIQLRIHSSSEHAETLSDLLLEEGSVSITFEDGKDTPIFEPKLGETPLWADTVVVALFDAGTDLTPTVEMLKQLPFLEGKLNYKIEQIEDKDWVREWMDSFHPIQFGKRLWICPSWREIPEPEAVNVILDPGLAFGTGTHPTTALCLEWLDGLDLQGKQLVDFGCGSGILAVAGLKLGATNAIGIDIDYQAIDASRDNAKRNGVDDRLSLYLPEDQPKGIQADVLVANILAGPLRELAPLIAELVRPGGKLALSGLLQEQAEEIREFYAQWFEMDEAVHKEDWSRLTGVRK
- the dusB gene encoding tRNA dihydrouridine synthase DusB, which gives rise to MQIGPYQLKNQLIVAPMAGVTDQAFRNLCIRYGAAMAVSEMLSSNPDLWDTDKSRQRMTHSGEEGIRSVQIAGADPDNMAWAARYNVEQGAQIIDINMGCPAKKVNKKLAGSALLQSPELVKKILDAVVAAVDVPVTLKIRTGWAPEHRNGVQIARIAEESGITALAVHGRTRQCMYKGHAEYDTIKAIKQNVSIPVVANGDIDSPEKARFVLDYTGVDALMIGRGAQGRPWIFREIQHYLDTGSKLAPIGMAEQRQVMLEHLTKLYDLYGEVKGVRFARKHMGWYLDQEEQRQFRADFNRLETAAEQCSMVERFFDECVLDK
- the fis gene encoding DNA-binding transcriptional regulator Fis produces the protein MFDQTTHTEAHQLTVGKIETANGTIKPQLLRDAVKRAVSNFFAQLDGQEAQEVYEMVLCEVEAPLLDIIMQHTRGNQTRAANMLGINRGTLRKKLKKYGMN
- a CDS encoding MG2 domain-containing protein gives rise to the protein MHWCIKHPFKALGSLLLLSVLTVLCWGGWYWYQHLPKPYTLHYTLKAPRLTDYHQAKPQVAPLTLTFSGSVAPLDVIGKPVSKGVSLSPQLAGQWRWASDKHLQFTPDNDWPIAEKFAVSLDKKQLLADHILLDKYQSEFSTAAFTATISEGRLYQDPAQPSIQKLVATLAFSHPVDTASVKPQLAILLSPGLTYSGNGDTEVTFDDKHLFAYIHSPALATPLEQSTVTLEVSKGIQAASGGNKAGKSQWQVEVPGRYQLSFKQAQVNFAYNDKDEPEPVLTMESSRPVNDEALQGKVHAWLLPVKNPKGSRHWYQENVTEQVLAKADKLTLTQIPGAEGLNQLHSFKLKAPVDRYVAVMVDKEVEGQGGYLSRDAVLTVLRMPQYPKALNFLGEGSLLTLDEDQRLGYLARGVQKVQIEVAQLLPDQLNALIDQSSGSFAEPYLNNTDFDRLVTRQVFKQQLAGRDPSKTLYGSVDLKPFFKDKRGIFVVKLTPADERDSQTFDYYQTEAHDLRFVVVTDLGILAKRSRDGSQDLFVQSLGKGTPVAGARVAVIGRNGLAVAEALTDERGHASFAKLGDLRREKTPLYYRVEKDGDLSFLPLADWRRQLNLSRFDTGGSYESDDPGALRAYIFTDRGLYRPGETAHIASLVRGQDWSTALGGLPVKMQITDPRGVTVLDRTFKLDGSGFDSLDFSAGETAVAGDYLATLSLIKDRYRLTRLGDVTFKVRDFEPDRIKVRVSLGTDKQFEGWRKPQQLKAEVLAEQLFGGPASDRRVSGEMVLSPTDISFKAWPGYRFGVLGKLKESFREDLSETTTDGEGKASLDLALDRFAGSTYKLHLLARVFEAGSGHGVSAQNQLLVSDADWLLGYKSDGDLDFISKDGKRVLNLQAVGQDLQGVATELKVERIARRWVSVLVKQNDGTYRYESRRKDKLLGSTALSLAASGGQLELDTREPGDYRLRLLDENGRQLNQIDYSVAGSGNASRTLERNAELELTLNKAEYLPGESIQVAIQAPYSGAGLITIERDKVYAFKWFKADSTRSLQSITLPQGIEGNAYINVQFLRAPDSEEVFMSPLSYAVKPFKVDLGERRQAIALSLPEKVKPGTQLDIDLKLPSKARVVVFGVDAGILQVARYEAPDPLAHFFDKKALSVDSSQILDLLLPDLKVLMRQAAPGGDAAALLAANLNPFKRKRAKPVVYWSGIRELAAGEQRLQYTVPDSFNGSIRFFAVSATEGGIGTSEASVAVKAPVVMSPNVPAFLAPGDSADVTVGLYNTEAEAQDVTLTLSLSGALRSDLQPQQFHIEPGREATAHFAVKAGENLGQGELHWKLATSEGELKISESISVRPLTPHRLTLATAVLDRSEAKLKLDRQLFTPFSKVEAALGNSPLVWAQGLSHYLDNYPHACTEQLVSKAVPALLLGKPQDNLNDFNQLIGQLRSRQNSSGGFGLWAANPIVEPMVALYVVDMLLDAKAQGYPVPQDLLDKANSYLSSVSSGPSSGLDELRERAYGAYLLARQGVQVSGALADIRERLQRYYPKDWQADIASAWLAASFTLMQQQQLAEPLWQAQKWQLLEDKPQRLGLYLDPMVHDAQLLTLIARQAPQRLDDLPKQLLPRMGQWLSEQRYSSLSAGTLVRALTALDNSRGDQGLAMQALVDKAWQALSLPKAQLPLGSEEVKYQKTGTNDAFYLLSQQGFDQSPAKPFSQGLEVSRDYLTLEQQPLGKVKVGDEFLVRLRLRATDMDKLQQVVLIDLLPGGVEPVYRDKGDSFDGWQPPVGMAQHSDWSPQWLNVREDRLVLYGTAWRDAKTFVYKVRATNVGQFQVPPAYAEGLYDPLVQAQGPSGELVIEAP
- the pbpC gene encoding penicillin-binding protein 1C, which encodes MKRRYLCLLALAALLLGLRLWQAQPFSKLAPSSRMVLAADGSLLRLTLASDGQYRLWQPLEGVSDNMVQAILLKEDRYFYFHPGINPAATARATVATYLKDDRQGASTLTMQLARRVYNINSRQVAGKLQQMLAALWLELRYSKHDILEAYLNLAPMGGNIEGVGAASRIYFHKDAGQLSLSEALSLAVMPQSPARRARFGADFQDARDRLALLWQQSYRDDPRNNGLLTLTAIGHDRTERPFLAPHFSRRLLRDNSDTQIHSTLDVSLQTLLERRLGLYIESQRHLGVKNAAAILVDSRDQSIKAWIGSADFFDTDIQGQVDGVTARRSPGSTLKPFLFGLGIDQGLIHPLSILKDAPTAFGSFQPENFDHRFTGPISAHDALVKSRNLPAVWLAGQVNQPNLYGFLRQAGIQGLRGESHYGLSLALGGGELTMAELARLYLMLASQGHDYPLRDQQSQPINPQGKRLLSPAAAFMVRDILKDNPRADGLPGSNWTVAWKTGTSWGYRDAWSAGITGPYVLVVWVGNFDATPNPAFVGVRTAGPLFFALSDALQGALPGTADMANTPPDTVKKVAFCAASGELPNPWCPKLVDGWYIPGVSPIKISNLHRPVWLDNKTGAAVCPPYDSAIHHQEVFAFWPSDLAALFEQAGLPRRRPPELPVACSQRVAVSYSAPLIRSPLKGVTYSLRQSVANEHIALKADAASDSQILYWFAGNSLLGQSLPGQTLEWRPPRAGRFQLSVSDDKGRSASRLLRVDMLP